In a single window of the Orcinus orca chromosome 9, mOrcOrc1.1, whole genome shotgun sequence genome:
- the LOC125965314 gene encoding uncharacterized protein LOC125965314: MGLYDVAYGKAMPENILQHNGISQSSWESRGVLCNPHEGGDCIAYTDEHRAVQSEQCLDVVRHEMFKSGSIMEMNLGEEKKGYAAVSQNPPPPPGRDEIQNSLNSKLYPSPGDINKLHQEGPPCASMEAVKDPSLHSASQELLTAGESMPENSRGSHGSPENVRGEEEVESNSYPEGGVPSATWLAQFNKVGQATQCDMSWWYEVQSENSPESSPGSGRKGAEQLSVGSRNQDEVGEVENNGCEGRVPSPTWSAQFTKVEEGIQCDMSWYEAQVEKSPQQMPCRDEGASPDCKTKGSWRKPVTNRELSADKDEVMVNDEIGEVHKENLKRCAETRKTVKGRKLKDLSSASNVKTAYLLQKSAALTIVLPEDSEDSELEAEDGMHEAECLLEEVSPQGPLTSSKGRSYLKAGRIIRMPPECSVPPQLMVWPTRNKYRLLQAGGEYEHLVPVVYQLKRQDGCESTGVTLRRKHTMPKPEGLESRRASHKPLECK, translated from the coding sequence ATGGGTTTGTATGATGTGGCTTATGGTAAAGCCATGCCAGAGAACATACTGCAGCACAATGGGATTTCACAGAGTTCCTGGGAAAGTAGAGGTGTGCTCTGTAACCCTCATGAGGGTGGAGACTGCATTGCATATACAGATGAACACAGAGCTGTCCAGTCAGAGCAGTGTCTTGATGTTGTAAGACATGAGATGTTTAAGTCAGGATCTATCATGGAGATGAACTTGGGTGAAGAAAAGAAGGgatatgcagctgtttcccaaaACCCACCACCTCCACCTGGCAGGGATGAGATCCAGAATAGCCTGAACTCAAAACTGTACCCGTCTCCTGGAGACATCAACAAGCTGCATCAGGAAGGGCCACCCTGTGCCAGCATGGAAGCAGTAAAAGACCCGAGCCTACATTCAGCATCTCAGGAGCTCCTTACTGCAGGGGAAAGCATGCCAGAGAACAGTCGTGGGAGCCATGGCTCCCCTGAGAATGTGCGTGGAGAGGAAGAGGTAGAGAGCAATAGCTACCCTGAGGGGGGTGTTCCATCCGCTACCTGGTTGGCCCAGTTCAACAAAGTAGGTCAGGCCACCCAATGCGATATGAGTTGGTGGTATGAGGTACAGTCTGAGAATTCCCCTGAGTCTTCACCAGGAAGTGGGAGAAAGGGAGCAGAGCAGCTGTCAGTGGGGAGCAGGAACCAGGATGAAGTTGGTGAGGTAGAGAACAATGGCTGCGAGGGGCGCGTTCCCTCCCCTACCTGGTCGGCCCAGTTTACCAAAGTAGAAGAGGGCATCCAGTGCGACATGAGTTGGTATGAAGCACAGGTAGAGAAATCCCCCCAGCAAATGCCCTGCAGAGATGAAGGGGCCTCACCAGACTGCAAAACCAAAGGGTCATGGAGAAAGCCAGTCACAAATAGGGAATTAAGTGCAGACAAAGATGAAGTGATGGTGAATGATGAGATTGGGGAGGTGCATAAAGAGAACTTGAAAAGGTGTGCGGAGACTAGAAAGACTGTGAAGGGCAGGAAGCTGAAAGACCTGAGCAGCGCCTCAAATGTTAAGACAGCCTATTTGCTGCAGAAAAGCGCTGCCTTGACCATCGTGCTTCCTGAGGATTCAGAAGACTCTGAGTTGGAAGCTGAAGATGGAATGCATGAGGCAGAATGCCTCCTTGAAGAAGTGAGTCCACAGGGCCCTCTGACATCTTCCAAAGGAAGGTCTTATCTGAAGGCTGGAAGGATAATCAGGATGCCACCTGAGTGCTCTGTCCCTCCCCAACTTATGGTTTGGCCCACCAGAAATAAgtacaggttattacaagctGGTGGTGAATATGAGCACTTAGTCCCTGTGGTTTACCAGTTGAAACGACAGGATGGCTGTGAAAGTACTGGTGTCACCCTCCGAAGAAAACACACTATGCCCAAGCCAGAGGGACTGGAGTCCAGGAGAGCCTCTCACAAACCATTGGAATGTAAGTGA